The Fulvivirga ligni genome window below encodes:
- the nagB gene encoding glucosamine-6-phosphate deaminase: MPALNYSETSLEKIPVTVFNDNLEGSRIVASEIARLIEKKNQMGKPAVLGLATGSSPVNIYKELIRLHKEEGLSFQNVVTFNLDEYYPMDPESLQSYVRFMNENLFNHIDIPKQNIHIPDGSITLEEVKRYCVEYEEKIDTLGGIDIQLLGIGRTGHIGFNEPGSSFSSSTRMVKLDPLTISDAAKDFIKEEFVPLRAITMGVGTIMQAKKIILVAWGSGKAPIVQKMVEGQITDDVPASFLQTHSKVQVVLDESAAANLARYKTPWVVGLANWDQKLTRRAVTWLSKKMEKPILKLTDEDYKEAGLMDLLVQSGSAYDLNIKVFDQIQKTITGWPGGKPNSDDKKRPERSEPAIKRSIIFSPHPDDDVISMGGTLLRLVDQGHDVHVAYQTSGNIAVFDDDALRFASFTEEILKSLGISSDFPEQLSDLKSFLDTKKLGEEDTPLVKTIKGLIRKGEAEAGCRFCGVKEENVHFLNLPFYETGQVKKRPIGEEDIQIIVNILQEVRPHQIFAAGDLQDPHGTHAVCLQAIYKALEILKEQGEEWLEDCYVWLYRGAWQEWDIEDIEMAIPISPGELMRKRKAIFKHQSQKDSPVFPGDDKREFWQRAEDRNRTTARLYDKLGLTEYEAIEAFVRHHF, from the coding sequence GTAGCCAGTGAAATTGCCAGATTAATCGAAAAGAAAAATCAAATGGGCAAACCCGCTGTATTAGGTTTGGCTACAGGATCATCACCGGTAAATATCTATAAGGAGCTAATCCGGCTTCATAAAGAAGAAGGACTCAGTTTCCAAAATGTAGTTACCTTCAATTTAGACGAATATTATCCGATGGACCCCGAATCGCTTCAAAGCTATGTTCGTTTTATGAATGAAAACCTTTTTAATCATATTGATATTCCCAAGCAAAATATTCATATTCCGGATGGCTCTATTACTTTAGAAGAGGTGAAGAGATATTGCGTAGAATACGAAGAGAAAATAGACACTTTAGGTGGTATTGATATTCAATTATTGGGAATAGGCCGAACAGGACATATTGGTTTTAACGAACCAGGTTCATCTTTTTCCTCCTCTACCAGGATGGTCAAGTTAGACCCTCTTACCATATCTGATGCTGCTAAAGATTTTATCAAGGAAGAGTTTGTACCGTTACGTGCAATTACTATGGGTGTTGGAACAATAATGCAGGCTAAAAAAATCATTTTAGTCGCTTGGGGATCAGGAAAAGCGCCTATTGTTCAGAAAATGGTTGAAGGTCAAATTACTGATGATGTGCCCGCCTCATTCTTACAGACTCATAGCAAAGTACAGGTAGTGTTAGACGAAAGTGCTGCTGCTAACCTGGCGCGGTATAAAACACCATGGGTTGTGGGTCTCGCCAACTGGGATCAAAAGCTAACCAGAAGAGCCGTAACATGGCTTAGCAAGAAAATGGAAAAGCCTATATTAAAGCTTACTGATGAGGATTACAAAGAAGCAGGATTAATGGACCTGCTGGTTCAGTCTGGTAGCGCTTACGACCTTAACATAAAAGTATTTGACCAAATACAAAAAACTATTACAGGTTGGCCTGGTGGCAAGCCTAATTCTGACGACAAAAAAAGACCTGAAAGAAGTGAACCGGCCATAAAGAGATCAATTATATTTAGTCCACACCCTGATGATGATGTTATATCTATGGGAGGAACATTACTAAGATTGGTCGATCAAGGGCATGATGTTCATGTTGCCTACCAGACTTCCGGAAACATTGCAGTATTTGATGATGATGCTTTAAGGTTTGCATCATTTACAGAGGAGATTCTTAAATCATTAGGTATTTCGTCTGACTTCCCAGAGCAATTATCTGATTTAAAGAGCTTCTTAGACACAAAGAAATTAGGTGAAGAGGACACTCCATTAGTAAAGACCATTAAGGGGCTCATTAGAAAAGGAGAAGCCGAGGCCGGATGTAGGTTTTGCGGTGTGAAGGAGGAGAATGTTCATTTTTTAAACTTGCCATTTTATGAAACGGGACAGGTAAAAAAGAGGCCCATAGGTGAAGAAGATATTCAAATCATAGTAAATATTTTACAGGAAGTAAGGCCACACCAAATCTTCGCTGCCGGCGATCTCCAAGATCCACATGGCACCCATGCAGTATGCCTACAGGCTATTTATAAGGCATTGGAAATACTTAAAGAACAAGGGGAAGAGTGGCTTGAAGACTGTTATGTTTGGCTATATCGGGGAGCTTGGCAGGAATGGGATATCGAAGATATAGAGATGGCCATCCCAATTAGTCCAGGAGAATTAATGAGAAAAAGAAAAGCCATATTCAAGCATCAGTCACAAAAGGATTCTCCCGTATTTCCTGGAGATGACAAGCGTGAGTTTTGGCAACGTGCGGAAGACAGAAATAGAACAACCGCACGTTTATACGATAAACTAGGACTAACCGAATACGAGGCTATAGAAGCTTTTGTTCGGCACCATTTCTAG
- a CDS encoding ROK family protein produces MSNKAVIGVDIGGTTISIGVIQEGQLVKKMQLDTPAMESKQVIINVLLDGIEEISEGYTIEGVGIGVPGLLDAGNGIIYDLINIPSWNEVYLSDAVQARFKVDVYLANDANCFAVGEKIYGGGARYKSIAGLALGTGLGVGFVFNGQLHTGIMSAAGEVGAIPYMLHNYEHYCSGKFFKKEFGLDGKTVFQKAMEGHEISRGIFKQYGLHLGHLLKYLLHVVAPEAIFIGGSIKDAYPLFEESMWDVLHTFPYKRVIDNLVVEKSEMNEVAIMGAAAVCEMNIQIKENLSNHQGILH; encoded by the coding sequence ATGTCAAATAAGGCCGTCATTGGTGTCGATATTGGAGGCACAACTATCAGTATAGGGGTGATCCAAGAAGGACAATTGGTTAAGAAAATGCAATTGGACACGCCAGCCATGGAATCGAAGCAAGTCATCATCAATGTTTTACTTGACGGTATAGAAGAAATATCAGAAGGCTATACTATTGAAGGTGTAGGCATAGGTGTTCCTGGGCTTTTAGATGCTGGTAACGGTATTATATATGACTTAATAAATATACCCTCTTGGAATGAGGTTTATTTGTCCGATGCAGTGCAGGCGCGATTCAAAGTGGATGTTTATTTAGCAAATGATGCTAATTGTTTTGCCGTAGGTGAAAAAATATATGGTGGTGGCGCCCGATATAAAAGTATAGCAGGATTAGCATTGGGAACAGGTCTTGGTGTGGGGTTCGTATTTAATGGTCAGCTGCATACTGGGATTATGTCAGCAGCAGGAGAGGTAGGAGCAATCCCTTATATGCTTCATAATTATGAACATTATTGTAGTGGCAAATTCTTCAAAAAAGAATTTGGTTTGGATGGGAAAACTGTCTTTCAAAAAGCGATGGAAGGTCATGAGATTAGCCGCGGTATTTTTAAACAGTATGGTTTACATCTTGGACATTTGTTAAAATATTTACTTCATGTAGTGGCACCGGAGGCAATTTTTATCGGAGGCTCAATTAAAGATGCATATCCTCTTTTTGAGGAATCAATGTGGGATGTCTTACACACCTTTCCTTATAAAAGAGTTATTGATAATCTCGTTGTTGAGAAATCTGAAATGAATGAAGTGGCTATTATGGGTGCTGCTGCAGTGTGTGAAATGAATATTCAGATCAAGGAAAATCTTTCTAATCACCAAGGTATTTTACATTAA